The following proteins come from a genomic window of Nostoc sp. ATCC 53789:
- the abc-f gene encoding ribosomal protection-like ABC-F family protein: MQKKSILLAENLAYELSLDRTLFQKIQVSIEAGDRIALVGRNGIGKSTLLKILAGQIRPSIGSIWRNGVVYYLPQISTIRQKITAETVLDFLISVSDEWWKIEEILQTQFDTNINLYLPINNLSGGELTKLFLAIGLSQQPNLLLLDEPTNHMDLQSLENLRQFVQNFTGAFVIVSHKPFFLDQVIDVTWELTPDALKVYGGNFSQYREQKQIELEAALRSHEIARKELKLTQTTAMQEQQRAAQSKHNGRAKFLNGSIDRMAAGLIKTKAEVSTGTAKKKHEAAVAKANQKVAETKVKTTKVTSIQLEEKNQKRRNLINIQGANLRVSERLLIQNIQLHVSSGDRIAIIGANGSGKSSLVKAILGIENQTVVLDSGEVLLAPAMKAVYLDQSYELINRKYTILENMQAANANLSYQLLRQQLGHFLFKYDDVHKSASVLSGGELARLAIAMISISEIDLLILDEPTNNLDIETVEQMVVGINDYQGAIWVISHDLDFLSQINITQSFNLREQALQITTYLPNTPEQYYQELLKCHDICYSRPV; this comes from the coding sequence ATGCAGAAAAAATCAATATTATTAGCTGAGAATTTAGCTTACGAACTCAGCTTAGATAGAACTTTGTTTCAAAAAATCCAGGTGAGTATTGAGGCAGGCGATCGCATTGCTTTAGTTGGTCGCAATGGTATAGGAAAATCAACTCTATTAAAGATACTTGCAGGTCAAATTCGCCCCAGTATAGGTTCTATTTGGCGTAATGGTGTTGTCTACTATTTGCCACAAATCAGCACTATCAGACAAAAAATTACAGCAGAAACAGTACTTGATTTTTTGATTTCCGTCTCTGATGAATGGTGGAAGATTGAGGAGATTTTGCAAACACAATTCGATACAAATATTAATCTTTATCTCCCAATTAATAACTTGAGTGGTGGAGAACTGACAAAACTATTTTTAGCAATCGGATTATCTCAACAGCCCAATTTGCTGTTGCTAGATGAGCCAACTAACCACATGGATTTGCAATCTTTAGAAAACTTAAGACAATTTGTGCAAAATTTCACTGGGGCGTTTGTAATTGTCTCACATAAACCTTTTTTCTTAGACCAAGTTATAGATGTTACTTGGGAACTTACACCTGATGCTTTGAAAGTATATGGAGGAAATTTTTCTCAGTATCGAGAACAGAAACAAATCGAACTAGAAGCAGCATTGCGATCGCACGAAATCGCCAGAAAGGAACTAAAACTTACCCAAACCACAGCGATGCAAGAACAGCAACGCGCAGCCCAATCTAAACATAACGGTCGCGCCAAGTTTCTGAATGGTAGTATTGATAGAATGGCAGCAGGACTAATTAAAACCAAAGCTGAGGTGTCTACTGGAACTGCAAAAAAGAAACACGAAGCAGCAGTAGCCAAGGCTAATCAAAAGGTTGCAGAGACAAAAGTCAAAACTACAAAAGTTACAAGTATTCAGCTAGAGGAAAAAAATCAAAAGCGCCGAAATCTCATTAATATCCAGGGTGCAAATCTCAGGGTATCAGAACGTCTATTGATTCAAAATATTCAATTGCACGTGTCCTCTGGCGATCGCATAGCCATTATCGGCGCAAACGGTTCTGGTAAATCGAGTCTGGTAAAGGCTATTTTAGGAATAGAAAACCAAACAGTAGTTTTGGACTCAGGTGAGGTTTTGCTTGCACCAGCGATGAAAGCTGTATATCTCGATCAAAGCTACGAACTTATAAATCGTAAATACACAATTCTGGAAAATATGCAAGCTGCTAATGCTAATCTTAGCTATCAGCTTTTGCGTCAACAGTTGGGACACTTTCTCTTTAAATATGATGATGTTCACAAAAGCGCCTCTGTGCTGAGTGGCGGTGAATTGGCAAGATTAGCGATCGCTATGATCAGTATCTCAGAAATCGATCTGCTGATTCTCGATGAGCCAACTAATAACCTAGATATTGAAACCGTTGAACAAATGGTAGTAGGTATCAATGACTATCAAGGAGCTATTTGGGTCATTTCCCATGATTTAGATTTTCTCAGTCAGATTAACATTACTCAAAGTTTCAACTTGAGAGAGCAAGCCTTGCAAATTACAACCTATTTACCCAATACACCAGAGCAATATTATCAAGAGTTGCTGAAATGTCATGATATATGTTATTCCAGACCGGTGTAG